The Lactuca sativa cultivar Salinas chromosome 2, Lsat_Salinas_v11, whole genome shotgun sequence genome includes the window AATATTAATaactattatttatttaaaatataaatgatcataaacatattaaattaaaagaaataCAATTATTTAAACGTAATTGATAGAGTGCATAAAACGGACATCATTTTCCGTTTAATAACATATCGAGTTGCATTTCATACAACTTTCTTTGTTGTTCTGACAATGTTGATGGATCAATTTCTAATAATTTCATTGCTAGTTTACTCTTTTGACGTCCATCTTTTTTTATATCGTGGTCTTTTAAAGTTGTTGTGTATTCTTTCAAAGTTGTTGTGTATTCTTTTTTCATATCGTGGTCTTTCAAAAACGATATATTAGAAGGAATCGTGTAGATGGAGCAGAACTTCTGCATAAAGACTATTTTGTTGAGCGTCCGAACTATAATGAAGATTTATTCCGACGTAGATTTTGAATGCGAAGGCCATTATTTAAGCGCATACTTTATGCGGTAACGATGTTTGATCCATACTATCAAAGTAATAGAGATTGCACCGGTAGACAAAGTCTATCATCTATTCAGAAATGCACTGCCGCCATGCGTACGTTAGCGTATGGTGTAGCTGCAGATGCCGTTGATGGATATCTACATATTGCAGAAACCACCACAATAAAATGTGTCAAGAAATTTGTAAAAGTTATCATTAGTGTGTTTGGTGACGAGTACTTGCGAAGACCAactgttgaagaccttcaacggTTACTTCATGTTGGACACGAACAAGGGTTTCCAGGTATGTTAGGTAGTATTGATTGTATGCATTGGGAATTGAAAAATTGTCTAGTTGCATGGCATGGGCAATATGCTAGTGGAGATCATAAAAGTCCAACAATAATATTAGAAGTTGTTGCGTCACAAGATTTATGGATATGACATGCTTTTTTTGGACTTCCAGGTACATTAAATGACATCAATATGTTAGACCGTTCTCCTATTTTTCACGAGCTGTTAGAAGTGAAAGCACCAAAGATTAACTTCCAAGTGAATGGTAACAATTACAACTTAGGTTACTACATCACAGATGAAATTTATCCCAATTAGGCTACTTTTGTAA containing:
- the LOC111886264 gene encoding uncharacterized protein LOC111886264, with translation MFDPYYQSNRDCTGRQSLSSIQKCTAAMRTLAYGVAADAVDGYLHIAETTTIKCVKKFVKVIISVFGDEYLRRPTVEDLQRLLHVGHEQGFPGTLNDINMLDRSPIFHELLEVKAPKINFQVNGNNYNLGYYITDEIYPN